A region of Butyricicoccus intestinisimiae DNA encodes the following proteins:
- a CDS encoding sigma-70 family RNA polymerase sigma factor, which yields MSHVRRNLTALENASAATDMALRRQLLSCMAETLTRHQYQVCVLNLLEGMTQKEIAEIFGISPSAVSRSISSGQRRLRKALGYHFEQADPMEDFWEEQPYL from the coding sequence ATGTCCCATGTTCGACGCAATCTCACCGCTCTGGAAAACGCTTCAGCCGCCACGGATATGGCGCTGCGTCGCCAGCTCTTATCATGCATGGCCGAAACGCTGACAAGACACCAGTATCAGGTCTGCGTACTGAACTTACTCGAGGGTATGACGCAAAAAGAAATCGCTGAAATTTTTGGAATTTCTCCGTCCGCTGTCTCCCGCTCTATTTCCTCCGGTCAGCGCCGTTTGCGCAAGGCGCTAGGTTATCATTTCGAACAAGCCGATCCGATGGAGGACTTTTGGGAGGAGCAGCCGTATTTATAA